Genomic window (Bradyrhizobium sp. 186):
TGTTTCACGCCGCCACGCCGGTTCCACTTTCCGGGCCAAATTCGGCCTCGGACGAGTTCCTAAAATTTCGGTAAGCGGTCCGAAGGTAAGGATTTCGCAAGCAATGAAAGTTACCAAAAGGTCAATCTAGACTGGAGTATTTGAGCCGTGAGCGAACCAATGCCCGAGCAGGCCGCCCAAGACGCTGGCGAGCGCACTGGCGCCGTCGAAGCCGCCGCTACCGCGCCGCAGGCCGTCGAGGCCGCGGCCAGCGTGGAGGCCCCTTCGATCGCCCCCGACCACGAGGCGCCACCCAAACCGGACGCCCCCAAGGTTGAGCCACCAAAGATCGAGGCTTCAAGGATCGAGGTGCCGAAGTTCAGCGCCGAGCCGGAGCCCGAAGCCAAGGCCGAGCCGAAGCCGGGCAAGCTCATCGTGATGGCGCCCGCGGAGCGGTCCTGGGACCGCGAGGATTTCGCCCCGCATGTGAAGGCGGACGAGACGCGTGAGGCCGGCGGCAAGCGGCGCCTGTCCGCGATGGCCGCGGTCGTGGTCCTCGCGGCCTGCGTCGGCGCCATCAGCGGCGCGCTCGCGACCGTGAGCGTGATGCATTTCGCTGCCAACCCGGCGCCGGCTCAGGTCGCCGACACCAGCGCGCTGGAATCTTCGGTTGCCCGAATCGACGCCGATGTTGTCGCGCTGAAGGCGAACGTCGAGCACACCTCCAAGACCGGCCTCGGCCAATCCAATCGGACCAATGACCGTCTCGACAAGCTCGAGAAGGCACAGGCCGAGCCGATGGCCAGGATCGCAAAGCTGTCCGAGACCGTCGACAAGCTCCGCGCCACGCCGCCGGCCGCGCCCGCGCAGGCCGCAGCCGCAGTGCCCGCAAAGGAGGTCACCGGCTCGATCGCGCCGACCCAGGTCGCCACGGCCGCTGCGGCGCCCGCGCTCGCCGCGCCCAAGACCGAGGTCGGCCGGCTTCCGACGGTCGAAGGCTGGGTATTGCGCGACGTCTCCAATGGCGGCGCGCTCATCGAAGGCCGGGGAGGCCTCTACGAAGTCTATGCCGGCGATCCCATCCCCGGGATCGGCCGCGTCGATGCGATCCGCCGCCAGGATGGCCGCTGGGTGGTCGTCACCAGCAAGGGCTTGATCGTCGCGCGCTAAGCCCCAATATCCGACTTTCAAAGAGGCGCTTCACCGCGATGTGAAGCGCCTTTTTGCTTGAATAGGCGTCCCCACGCGGTGTTAGTGGAGACATGAGCCGCGCGTTGCGAATTTTCGTTGCTGTCGTCGTGTTGTTCGGCGGCGCCGTGTCGTCAATGGCAGCAGAGAACGCGCCGCTCGCGCGCGGCACCGCGATCACCGATGCCGATCTTCTGCGCAAGCTCGATCAGCACGACGTGCTCACGATCTCACGTCTGTTGTGGCCGGAGCGGAACGCGGATGTCCCGCTCACAACCGAACTGCTGTTCGCATGGCTGCCGCAGCTCGCACCCATTCCGCCTGCGATCGATGCGGAGTTCGATCGCTACATCGGGCGATACAAGGCGGCCTCGCCGAACGAGACCATCGGCGTCGGCGAAGGCTTTGACGTCCAGTTGTTCGATCGGGCCGTCCTGAGATCCCGCGACACGCGCTTCGTGCTGGCCGGCATCGTCAACCGCATGGACCGGGCCTATGTGTCCGAAGACTCCTGCGGCGAGATCCGGCTGATCTACCGACTGACGCGTTTCGACGCCGCGCCGGCTGGCGCCAAGACCGCGGTGCGCCTGCCGATGACGCTCAATCTTGTGATGAAGGCGAGGGATGCGCGCCAGACCGATCGCAGCGGCAAGCCGATCACCTGCGCCGAGGTCGCGCGACGCTGGCTCGACAACGGCGATTGGCAAGGGCTGATCGGTAGTTCCCTCTATCCCTACGATGCCATGCTCGATCGCATCGAGACCAACATCCAGATCTCGATCGCGCCGAAATCGGCGCTGCACGATTTCCGCTCCGACTATCTCTTGAAGGTGTTCAAGTACAATGCCGCCACGAAGCAGTTCGAGGAATCGACGCTGGAGAACCAGATCGATCGCGACAGGATACTCGTCGACGACGATCTCCGGCGCGACTTCAAGGCCTGGCTGCTTGCGCCGGAAAATCTCCGTGAGTTCGATCGCGGCACGGTGTTGATCCCGGAGAAGTTTCTGGCCAAAGCCGCAATCGCGCCGACGCCGGCCGGCTTCGATGCATCGGACTTGCAGCCGGAGTTCGGGATGATGCACGGCGAGAGCAAAGACAAGAACGAGGCCGATCCCGTCTTCACCGATAACGACGTGGTCGGTGCGCTAACGCAGGCGGCCGCGCGCGGCATCGACATGCAGAACCTTCGCTCAGTCGCAGGCTTCCAGCGCCGCCTCAATGACGTCACCTGCTCGGGCTGCCACCAGACCCGCGGCATCGGCGGCTTTCATTTCCCGGGCGTCGATTGGCTGGTGGACAAGCCGTCGAATTCCACCATCGTGCCGGCCTCGCCGCATTTCTTCGGCGACCAGACCCGACGTCGCGACATTCTGACTGCGTTTGCCGAGGACAAACCCCCTGATTTCTCACGTGGATTTGCCAGCCGGCCACAGACTCGCGGCAGCCGTGAGTTGGCCGGGACCGAATACGAGGACGGTTGGGGCGCGCATTGTTATTTGCCAAACGCGGGATCGGGAGCCGCCGACAGGAGTTTTACGTCATGGAGGTGTGCTAAAGGTCTCAGCTGTCAGGCTGCTTCGGCATCGAGCCGCATCGGCATGTGCTTCATCGAGACGCGTTAGAGCATGATCTGGACCCGAAGGGCTGCGTTCGCGCAAAGTGCGTCGCGGTTTTCCGATAAGTTCATGCGCAAGACAAAGCCCGCAAAAGCGATTTGGACGACCCATGACGGACGCCAGCGAGGCCAACAAGGAGCGCAATCGCGAGATCGCGCGGAATGAGGAAGCAAAGCAGGTCACCGGCAGCATTCGCGTCAGCTCTTGGGCGGTCGCGGTGGTGGTCATCATCGGCGGGATTCTGTTCACGCTCGGCTGGCTGGCGGTGCGATAGGCCGGGACCCATACCGCGGAATCTATCGACGGCGGTTGGTGGGAGCACCAAACGACAAGTCTTCGCCAAACATCTTCCTGGGGCTATCGGTCCTGGCCTTCGCCGGGACGACAGCGGTGAATGTTGCGCCGGCGTGCTGCCTAACCGACCGCCCCCGACGACCGCAACTGCTTGATCGCGGCTTCGTCGTATCCCGCCTTGCGCAAAATCTCGTCACTGTGCTCGCCGACGCCGGGCGGCTTGCGCGGCTGCACCTTCTTGGCGCCGTCGACCCAGATCGGGCTGCTGATGGTGAGCATGGTGTCGTTCTCGAACGGCACCAGTACCTCGTTGTCGAGCATCTGCTTGTCGTTCGGGATGTCGTCCAGGATGCCGACGACGCCGAACACCAGCCCGTTGCCGTCGAGGATTTTCCGCCATTCGGAGAGATCCCTGGTGGCGAAGGTTTCGTCCAAAACCTTGATCAGCTCGACCGAGCGGGCGTGGCGGTCGGCCTTGGTGGCGAAACGCGCATCGGCGATCAGGTCCTCCCGCCCGAGGCACCGGGCGAGCGTCGGCCATTGCCGCTCCTCGTTGAGAAGCGACAGGATCAGCCAGCGGCCGTCCTTGCATTGATAGTGGTTGGCCACCGCATTGAGCGCGCGCTCGCGCGGCCGCCGCTCGCCGAACTTGGCGCCGCAGAGCTTGGCCTGCGCCAGCACGCTCGCCGCCCACACGCCGTTCGCCATCAAATTGGAGGCGACATGGGAGCCCTTGCCGGTCCTCTCGCGCTGATAGAGCGCCGTGACGATCGCGCTGTACAACGCCATGGCGCAGGGATGGTCGCCCATGCCGGCGACCGAGCGGGCTGGCGTCGTGTCAGTGTCGGCGCGGACGAGGTCCATCAGGCCGGAGCGCGCCCAATAGGCGTTGCTGTCGAAGCCGGGCTTGTTAGCCTCCTCGCCCTTCTCGCCATAGCCGGTGAAGGAGGCGTAGATCAGCCGGTCGTTGAGATGGGCGAGGTGATCATAGGTGATGCCGAGCTTGGCGCGCACCGGCGGCGGCATGTTGGTGATGAAGACGTCGGACTCTTCCACAAGCTTGTAGAGCACCGCCTGCGCCTCCGGCTTGGAGAGGTCGAGCGCGAGACTCTTCTTGTTGCGGGCTTCGAGCAGCCAGGCGAAATTGTGCTCGCCGGTTGGATAGCCCGGCAGGTTCGGCAGATTGCGATAGGGGTC
Coding sequences:
- a CDS encoding CoA transferase; protein product: MEKDIFAGLKVLDCASFIAAPAAATVLSDFGADVIKIEPPGAGDPYRNLPNLPGYPTGEHNFAWLLEARNKKSLALDLSKPEAQAVLYKLVEESDVFITNMPPPVRAKLGITYDHLAHLNDRLIYASFTGYGEKGEEANKPGFDSNAYWARSGLMDLVRADTDTTPARSVAGMGDHPCAMALYSAIVTALYQRERTGKGSHVASNLMANGVWAASVLAQAKLCGAKFGERRPRERALNAVANHYQCKDGRWLILSLLNEERQWPTLARCLGREDLIADARFATKADRHARSVELIKVLDETFATRDLSEWRKILDGNGLVFGVVGILDDIPNDKQMLDNEVLVPFENDTMLTISSPIWVDGAKKVQPRKPPGVGEHSDEILRKAGYDEAAIKQLRSSGAVG